A single region of the Eulemur rufifrons isolate Redbay chromosome 8, OSU_ERuf_1, whole genome shotgun sequence genome encodes:
- the AMPD2 gene encoding AMP deaminase 2 isoform X5 has product MASYPSDPGKPKAKYPFKKRASLQASTAVPEARGGLGAPPLQSARSLPGPAPCLKHFPLDLRTSMDGKCKEIAEELFSRSLAESELRSAPYEFPEESPIEQLEERRQRLERQISQDVKLEPDILLRAKQDFLKTDSDSDLQLYKEQGEGQGDRGLRERDVVLEREFQRVTISGEEKCGVPFTDLLDAAKSVVRALFIREKYTALSLQSFCPTTRRYLQQLAEKPLETRTYEQGPDTPVSADAPVHPPALEQHPYERCEPSTMPGDLGLGLRMVQGVVHVYTRREPDEHCSEVELPYPDLQEFVADVNVLMALIINGPIKSFCYRRLQYLSSKFQMHVLLNEMKELAAQKKVPHRDFYNIRKVDTHIHASSCMNQKHLLRFIKRAMKRHLDEIVHVEQGREQTLREVFESMNLTAYDLSVDTLDVHADRNTFHRFDKFNAKYNPIGESVLREIFIKTDNRVSGKYFAHIIKEVMSDLEESKYQNAELRLSIYGRSRDEWDKLARWAVMHRVHSPNVRWLVQVPRLFDVYRTKGQLANFQEMLENIFLPLFEATVHPASHPELHLFLEHVDGFDSVDDESKPENHVFNLESPLPEAWVEEDNPPYAYYLYYTFANMATLNHLRRPQSCSTCITWPRLASPCPLSATTASSSATTGTRYPSTCPEASWSPCPLTIPCSSTLPRSH; this is encoded by the exons ATGGCATCCTATCCATCTGACCCTGGCAAGCCCAAGGCCAAATATCCCTTTAAGAAGCGGGCCAGCCTGCAGGCCTCCACTGCAGTTCCAG AGGCTCGGGGTGGTCTGGGGGCCCCTCCGCTGCAGTCTGCCCGATCCCTgccgggccccgccccctgcctcaAGCACTTCCCGCTCGACCTGCGCACGTCTATGGATGGCAAATGCAAGGAGATCGCCGAG gAGCTGTTCAGCCGCTCGCTGGCTGAGAGTGAGCTCCGCAGTGCCCCGTATGAGTTCCCCGAGGAGAGCCCCATCGAGCAGCTGGAGGAGCGGCGGCAGCGGCTGGAGCGGCAGATCAGCCAGGATGTCAA GCTGGAGCCGGACATCCTGCTTAGGGCCAAGCAAGATTTCCTGAAGACGGACAGTGACTCGGACCTACa GCTCTACAAGGAGCAGGGCGAGGGGCAGGGTGACAGGGGCCTGCGGGAGCGTGATGTGGTGCTGGAACGGGAGTTTCAGCGGGTCACCATCTCCGGGGAGGAGAAGTGTGGG GTGCCATTCACAGACCTGCTGGACGCAGCCAAGAGTGTGGTGCGGGCACTCTTCATCCGGGAGAAGTACACGGCCCTGTCGCTGCAGAGCTTCTGCCCCACCACCCGCCGCTACCTGCAGCAGCTGGCCGAGAAGCCCCTAGAGACACGGACCTATGAGCAGGGCCCCGACACCCCTGTGTCTGCTG aTGCCCCGGTGCACCCGCCTGCGCTGGAGCAGCACCCATATGAGCGCTGTGAGCCAAGTACCATGCCTGGGGACCTGGGCTTGGGTCTGCGCATGGTGCAGGGCGTGGTGCACGTCTACACCCGCAGGGAACCTGATGAGCA TTGCTCAGAGGTGGAGCTGCCGTACCCGGACCTGCAGGAATTTGTGGCTGATGTCAATGTGCTGATGGCCCTGATTATCAATGGCCCCAT AAAGTCATTCTGCTACCGCCGGCTGCAGTACCTGAGCTCCAAGTTCCAGATGCACGTGCTACTCAATGAGATGAAGGAGCTGGCTGCCCAGAAGAAAGTGCCACACCGAGATTTCTACAATATCCGCAAG GTGGACACCCACATCCATGCCTCATCCTGCATGAACCAGAAGCATCTGCTGCGCTTCATCAAGCGGGCGATGAAGCGGCACCTGGATGAGATCGTGCATGTGGAGCAGGGCCGCGAGCAGACGCTGCGGGAGGTCTTCGAGAGCATGAACCTCACTGCCTACGACCTCAGTGTGGACACGCTCGACGTGCACGCG GACAGGAACACCTTCCATCGCTTCGACAAGTTCAATGCCAAATACAACCCTATTGGGGAGTCTGTCCTCCGAGAGATCTTCATCAAGACCGACAACAGGGTTTCTGGGAAGTACTTTGCTCACATCATCAAG GAGGTGATGTCGGACCTGGAGGAGAGCAAGTACCAGAACGCGGAGCTGCGGCTCTCCATCTACGGGCGCTCGAGGGACGAGTGGGACAAGCTGGCGCGCTGGGCTGTCATGCACCGCGTGCACTCTCCCAACGTGCGCTGGCTCGTGCAGGTGCCCCGCCTCTT TGACGTGTACCGTACCAAGGGCCAGCTGGCCAACTTCCAGGAGATGCTGGAGAACATCTTCCTGCCTCTGTTTGAGGCCACTGTGCACCCTGCCAGCCACCCGGAACTACACCTCTTCTTGGAGCAC GTGGATGGTTTTGACAGCGTGGATGATGAGTCCAAGCCCGAGAACCATGTCTTCAATCTGGAGAGCCCCCTCCCCGAGGCTTGGGTGGAGGAGGACAACCCACCCTACGCCTACTACCTGTACTACACCTTCGCCAACATGGCCACGTTGAACCACCTGCGCAG GCCCCAGTCTTGCAGTACCTGTATTACCTGGCCCAGATTGGCATCGCCATGTCCCCTCTCAGCAacaacagcctcttcctcagctACCACCGGAACCCGCTACCCGAGTACCTGTCCCGAGGCCTCATGGTCTCCCTGTCCACTGACGATCCCCTGCAGTTCCACTTTACCAAG GAGCCACTGA